In Zunongwangia sp. HGR-M22, the sequence ACATTTTAACGCCTAAACTTTTGTTACTGCTCAAATTCCATTATTTTTGCGTTGTTTAAATTCAATCTAAATAAATTTGAAGGTTACAGTAGCTCAATTAAATCGAGGCGAACGCGGGATAATCAAAGAATTCTCCGCAGATAATGTACCATTAAAATTACTCGAAATGGGATGTCTTCCCGGTAACGAGGTCGAACTGGTACAAACCGCACCTTTTAAAGATCCTATGTACCTTAACATCAACGGAAGTCACTTAGCCATCAGAAAAGAAACTGCTTTACAAATTGAAATAGAGCTTATCAAATGACCGGCAAACAGATTAATGTAGCGCTAATTGGAAATCCTAATACGGGTAAAACTTCTGTATTTAATCAGTTAACCGGTTTAAATCAAAAAGTTGGTAACTATCCCGGTATTACTGTAGAAAAGAAAGAAGGAATCTGTAAACTCCCTCGTGGTTTAAAAGCACACATTCTTGATCTTCCCGGGACGTATAGCCTAAACGCATCTTCGCTAGACGAAAATGTGGTGATTGAATTATTACTGAACAAAAACGACAAAGATTATCCAGATGTTGCCGTAGTTGTTAGTGATGTTGAAAACCTTAAAAGAAATCTTCTTCTTTTTACTCAAATAAAAGATCTTGGAATTCCTACAATATTGGTTATCAATATGGCCGATCGTATGGAACGCAAAGGTATTTCTTTAGATATTGATGCCTTAGAAGAGCGATTAAATACGAGCATTGCCTTAGTAAGTGCCAGAAAAAATATGGGAATTGATAGGCTAAAAGAGCTTATTATCAATTATCGCAACATTTCAAAAACGCCTTGTGTAAATGCTTCTGTAATCGATCCAGACTATTTTGATAGTTTGAGAAAAGCATTTCCGAAGCAATCTTTATACAAACTCTGGCTGGTAATTACTCAGGATGTGAACTTCGGAAATATAAACCGAAATGAGCTCAGTAAAAATTCTAGCTTTAGCACAAAGCCAGTTTCTGAGCTTAAACGGCTTCAGCAAAAAGAAACCATACATCGTTATCAATTCATAAACGGAGTTTTAAAAGAAACATTAACTGTAAACGCACACGCTGCCAAAGATTTAAGATCAAGATTAGATCGTGTCTTGACGCATAAAGTTTGGGGTTATTTTATTTTCTTTGGTATTCTTTTATTGATATTTCAGGCGATTTACGATTGGTCCAGTTATCCTATGGATCTTATTGATAGTACTTTTGCTTCACTTAGTGAGATGGCAAAAACAAACCTTCCTGAAGGAGTTTTTACGAATCTTATTTCAGAAGGGATTATACCAGGTTTAGGCGGAATTGTAATTTTTATTCCGCAGATCGCATTTCT encodes:
- the feoB gene encoding ferrous iron transport protein B, with the translated sequence MTGKQINVALIGNPNTGKTSVFNQLTGLNQKVGNYPGITVEKKEGICKLPRGLKAHILDLPGTYSLNASSLDENVVIELLLNKNDKDYPDVAVVVSDVENLKRNLLLFTQIKDLGIPTILVINMADRMERKGISLDIDALEERLNTSIALVSARKNMGIDRLKELIINYRNISKTPCVNASVIDPDYFDSLRKAFPKQSLYKLWLVITQDVNFGNINRNELSKNSSFSTKPVSELKRLQQKETIHRYQFINGVLKETLTVNAHAAKDLRSRLDRVLTHKVWGYFIFFGILLLIFQAIYDWSSYPMDLIDSTFASLSEMAKTNLPEGVFTNLISEGIIPGLGGIVIFIPQIAFLFLFISILEETGYMSRVVFLMDRIMRRFGLSGKSVVPLVSGTACAIPAVMATRNIENWKERLITILVVPFTTCSARLPVYLIIIALVIPDDTFLGFNLQGLMLMFLYLIGFGTAIVSAWILNSILKIKTKSYFVIEMPNYKLPMLKNIGINVVEKTKSFVLGAGKIILAISIILWVLASYGPGDNFNKAEEIVRDNYTEQTTPENAELEQEIASYKLKHSYIGIMGRGIEPVVAPLGYDWKIGIAIISSFAAREVFVGTLATIYSVGSDEEETIKNRMAAETNPILGGPLFTLASGVSLLLFYAFAMQCMSTLAIVQKETNSWKWPTLQLIIMSVFAYVVALIAFQVLK
- a CDS encoding FeoA family protein, coding for MKVTVAQLNRGERGIIKEFSADNVPLKLLEMGCLPGNEVELVQTAPFKDPMYLNINGSHLAIRKETALQIEIELIK